One Stenotrophomonas sp. SAU14A_NAIMI4_5 DNA segment encodes these proteins:
- the mrcB gene encoding penicillin-binding protein 1B, with protein MPRRYDSDDIDDFDDDDQQDSGPLWRRRLITWTMAAVALGLGFLIPYTLYLNQQVTQRFGELRWQIPTRVYARPLVLVPGKAMDAATLKTELAASAYRDDGQGKDPATYAVQGGRFTISSRGYNDVDGHVAAKRVELSLSGGSIASLRDPDSRKALKAARLDPARIATLYGQKQEERRLIRMNEAPDLLVTGLQAVEDKDFNRHHGIDLSGIARAVWVTIRSGGQSRQGASTLTQQLARSGLLGIGKEQTLTRKFNEVLYALIMEARYDKRTIFEAYLNQVYLGQRGSQAIHGMSSGAEFWFGRDLSSLDTEHIALLIGLVKGPSYYDPRRNPERATDRRNFVLGKLHEATLIDDAEYQRALKAPLGVPKSPGLVAANRFPAYVDLVRRQLGHDYPESALQGAGLSVMSGMSPSAQAYAEGAVTRTIKSLESKRRPELQAGMVMTDVHNGDVVAVIGSREVSEVGFNRAIEAQRPVGSLLKPFVYLLALAQPDRYSLASWVDDSPVTVQLGRGRNWSPGNADNRSHGTVRLIDALAHSYNQATVRVGMQVGPERVTQLIHVLAGIKADPNPAVILGSTDQSPYAMAQLYQFLASGGEIQPLHAVRGVLDPQGKLLKRYDKTPAPAQEGDSIAANLISIGLQQVVASGTAQRLNADGLGRLQPAGKTGTTNDGRDSWYAGYTGDHLAVIWMGNDQNEQAGLYGATGAMRVWSGIFQRLPSAPLKVSNKGLDWQSVAATGTNSTDEGCPDARRFPFVVGYAPAYAPCAPAALPDEQGGESEGGGWRSWFGLDRKQEPPAAAPAAAPAAATPPPSR; from the coding sequence GTGCCCCGACGCTACGATTCCGACGACATCGACGATTTCGACGACGACGACCAGCAGGACTCCGGTCCCCTGTGGCGCCGCCGGTTGATCACCTGGACCATGGCGGCAGTCGCGTTGGGACTGGGTTTCCTCATTCCCTATACGCTGTACCTGAACCAACAGGTCACCCAGCGTTTTGGCGAACTGCGCTGGCAGATTCCGACACGTGTCTACGCGCGCCCGCTGGTGCTGGTGCCCGGCAAGGCCATGGACGCGGCCACGCTGAAGACCGAACTGGCGGCCTCGGCCTACCGCGATGATGGCCAGGGCAAGGACCCGGCCACCTACGCGGTGCAGGGTGGGCGCTTCACCATTTCCAGCCGCGGCTACAACGATGTCGATGGCCACGTCGCTGCCAAGCGCGTGGAGCTGTCGCTGTCCGGCGGCAGCATCGCGTCGCTGCGTGATCCTGATTCGCGCAAGGCACTGAAGGCCGCCCGCCTGGATCCGGCGCGCATCGCCACGCTGTACGGGCAGAAGCAGGAAGAGCGCCGCCTGATCCGCATGAACGAAGCGCCGGACCTGCTGGTGACCGGCCTGCAGGCGGTGGAGGACAAGGACTTCAACCGCCACCACGGCATCGACCTGTCCGGCATCGCGCGTGCGGTGTGGGTGACCATCCGTTCCGGTGGCCAGAGCCGCCAGGGCGCGTCCACGCTGACCCAGCAGCTGGCCCGCAGCGGCCTGCTCGGCATCGGCAAGGAACAGACCCTCACCCGCAAGTTCAATGAAGTGCTGTACGCGCTGATCATGGAAGCGCGCTACGACAAGCGCACCATTTTCGAGGCCTACCTCAACCAGGTGTACCTGGGCCAGCGCGGCAGCCAGGCGATCCACGGCATGTCCTCCGGCGCCGAGTTCTGGTTCGGTCGCGACCTGTCCTCGCTGGATACCGAGCACATCGCGCTGCTGATCGGCCTGGTCAAGGGCCCGTCCTACTACGACCCGCGTCGCAACCCGGAGCGCGCGACCGACCGCCGCAACTTCGTGCTGGGCAAGCTGCACGAAGCAACCCTGATCGACGACGCCGAGTACCAGCGTGCGCTGAAGGCGCCGCTGGGCGTGCCCAAGAGCCCGGGCCTGGTGGCGGCCAACCGCTTCCCCGCCTATGTGGACCTGGTGCGTCGCCAGCTCGGCCATGACTACCCCGAATCGGCCCTGCAGGGCGCCGGCCTGAGCGTGATGAGCGGCATGTCGCCCTCCGCGCAGGCCTACGCCGAAGGCGCGGTCACCCGCACCATCAAGTCGCTGGAGAGCAAGCGTCGTCCCGAGCTGCAGGCGGGCATGGTGATGACCGACGTGCACAACGGCGACGTGGTGGCGGTGATCGGCAGCCGCGAAGTGTCCGAGGTCGGCTTCAACCGCGCCATCGAGGCACAGCGCCCGGTCGGTTCGCTGCTGAAGCCGTTCGTGTACCTGCTGGCCCTGGCCCAGCCGGACCGCTATTCGCTGGCCAGCTGGGTGGATGATTCACCGGTGACGGTGCAGCTCGGCCGTGGCCGCAACTGGAGCCCGGGCAACGCGGACAACCGCAGCCACGGCACGGTGCGGCTGATCGACGCGCTGGCCCATTCCTACAACCAGGCCACCGTGCGCGTGGGCATGCAGGTCGGTCCTGAGCGGGTTACCCAGCTGATCCACGTGCTGGCTGGCATCAAGGCGGACCCCAATCCGGCGGTGATCCTCGGCTCGACCGACCAGAGCCCGTACGCGATGGCCCAGCTGTACCAGTTCCTGGCCTCCGGCGGCGAGATCCAGCCGCTGCATGCGGTGCGTGGCGTGCTCGATCCGCAGGGCAAGCTGCTCAAGCGTTACGACAAGACCCCGGCCCCGGCCCAGGAAGGCGATTCGATTGCCGCCAACCTGATCAGCATCGGCCTGCAGCAGGTGGTTGCCAGCGGCACCGCGCAGCGCCTGAACGCCGATGGCCTGGGCCGCCTGCAGCCGGCCGGCAAGACCGGTACCACCAACGATGGCCGCGACAGCTGGTATGCCGGTTACACCGGCGACCACCTGGCGGTGATCTGGATGGGCAACGACCAGAACGAACAGGCTGGCCTGTACGGCGCCACCGGTGCGATGCGGGTGTGGTCGGGCATCTTCCAGCGCCTGCCGAGTGCGCCGCTGAAGGTCAGCAACAAGGGCCTGGACTGGCAGTCGGTGGCCGCCACCGGTACCAACAGCACCGATGAAGGCTGCCCGGACGCCCGTCGCTTCCCGTTCGTGGTCGGCTACGCGCCGGCCTACGCCCCCTGCGCTCCGGCCGCGTTGCCGGACGAGCAGGGCGGTGAAAGCGAAGGCGGTGGCTGGCGCAGCTGGTTCGGCCTGGACCGCAAGCAGGAACCGCCTGCCGCCGCACCTGCCGCAGCGCCCGCTGCCGCCACTCCTCCTCCCAGCCGGTGA
- a CDS encoding glycosyltransferase, with protein sequence MAMSLAEIRYLINRLTGLARRSLASLRTRGWRATWQRIRVHSQRAVPAPRAPLYLPAAQAFAPFSVPFSESPVVSIIIPVYNHADHTVACLRALAAYPPAAACEILVVDDGSSDATVQWMPQIAGLRYEVRERNGGFIDACNDGVERARGQYVVLLNNDTVPQPGWLDALLDTFTAVPEAGLVGSQLLYPDGRLQESGGVIFADGSGWSYGRFEAADDPRYASLRDVDYCSGAALMLPRGLWQQLGGFDTRYRPAYYEDTDLAFSVRALGRRVLVQPASRVIHDEGTSNGTDTGSGVKAYQVRNQGIFAAKWATELARHPAVGEVPSPALLYRGRRQVLILDEEVPRPERDSGSLRQVNLIRLLLQAGAHVVFVPTRREHGGAATEALQRMGVEVWYAPFIEGVAGWLRSHAARFDVALLVRHHVANECLPLLKRYAPQARTVFDTVDLHYLRERRGAEVAGDAGLLRAAERTRSSELAVMEQCDVTVLVSAAEREQLQADAPRVRVELISNLHEVAGAGAPYAQRHDLVFVGGFRHPPNLDAMEWFIGEVFAGIRAQLPQVRLHCIGAAAPDSLLALAAGQPGVEMHGFVEDIVPYMDGARIAIAPLRFGAGVKGKINLSMAHGQPVVGTTCAVEGMHLQPGQDVLVADDAATFAAEVVRLYQDPQLWQQLSDAGLANVAQHFSLDAARATVQRVFFD encoded by the coding sequence ATGGCGATGTCCTTGGCCGAAATCCGCTACCTGATCAATCGCCTGACGGGCCTGGCCCGGCGCAGCCTGGCCAGCCTGCGGACCCGCGGCTGGCGGGCCACCTGGCAGCGCATCCGGGTGCACAGCCAGCGTGCCGTGCCGGCCCCGCGTGCCCCGCTGTACCTGCCGGCCGCACAGGCGTTTGCGCCGTTCAGCGTGCCTTTCAGCGAATCGCCGGTGGTGAGCATCATCATCCCGGTCTACAACCACGCCGATCACACCGTGGCCTGCCTGCGGGCGCTGGCCGCGTATCCGCCGGCGGCCGCCTGCGAGATCCTGGTGGTCGACGACGGCAGCAGCGACGCCACCGTGCAGTGGATGCCGCAGATCGCCGGCCTGCGTTACGAGGTGCGTGAGCGCAACGGCGGTTTCATCGACGCCTGCAATGACGGCGTGGAGCGCGCGCGCGGCCAGTACGTGGTGCTGCTGAACAACGATACGGTGCCGCAGCCGGGCTGGCTGGACGCCCTGCTGGACACCTTCACTGCGGTGCCGGAGGCCGGCCTGGTCGGCAGCCAGCTGCTCTATCCCGATGGCCGCCTGCAGGAATCGGGCGGGGTGATCTTCGCCGACGGCAGTGGCTGGAGCTATGGCCGCTTCGAGGCCGCCGACGACCCGCGCTATGCCAGTCTGCGCGACGTGGACTACTGCTCCGGCGCGGCGCTGATGCTGCCGCGGGGGCTGTGGCAGCAGCTGGGCGGCTTCGATACCCGCTACCGCCCGGCCTATTACGAAGACACCGACCTGGCCTTCAGCGTGCGGGCGCTGGGCCGCCGCGTGCTGGTGCAGCCGGCGAGCCGGGTCATCCACGATGAAGGCACCAGCAACGGCACCGATACCGGCAGCGGGGTGAAGGCCTACCAGGTGCGCAACCAGGGCATCTTTGCCGCCAAGTGGGCCACCGAACTGGCGCGCCACCCGGCCGTGGGCGAAGTGCCCTCGCCCGCCCTGCTGTACCGCGGCCGCCGCCAGGTGCTGATCCTGGACGAGGAAGTGCCGCGCCCGGAGCGCGATTCCGGCTCGCTGCGCCAGGTCAACCTGATCCGCCTGCTGCTGCAGGCCGGGGCCCACGTGGTGTTCGTGCCGACCCGGCGCGAGCACGGCGGCGCGGCCACCGAAGCCCTGCAGCGGATGGGCGTGGAAGTCTGGTACGCACCGTTCATCGAGGGCGTGGCCGGCTGGCTGCGCAGCCACGCTGCACGCTTCGACGTGGCCCTGCTGGTACGCCACCACGTGGCCAACGAATGCCTGCCCCTGCTCAAGCGCTACGCGCCGCAGGCACGCACCGTGTTCGACACCGTGGACCTGCACTACCTGCGCGAGCGCCGCGGCGCCGAAGTGGCCGGTGATGCCGGCCTGCTGCGTGCGGCCGAACGCACCCGCAGCAGCGAACTGGCGGTGATGGAGCAGTGCGATGTCACCGTGCTGGTCAGTGCCGCCGAGCGCGAACAGCTGCAGGCCGATGCACCGCGCGTACGGGTGGAACTGATCTCCAACCTGCATGAAGTGGCCGGCGCAGGCGCACCGTATGCACAGCGCCACGACCTGGTATTCGTCGGCGGCTTCCGCCACCCGCCGAACCTGGATGCGATGGAATGGTTCATCGGCGAGGTCTTCGCCGGCATCCGCGCGCAGCTGCCGCAGGTGCGCCTGCACTGCATCGGCGCGGCCGCGCCGGACAGCCTGCTGGCGCTGGCCGCCGGCCAGCCCGGGGTGGAGATGCACGGCTTCGTCGAGGACATCGTGCCGTACATGGACGGTGCGCGCATCGCCATTGCCCCGCTGCGCTTCGGCGCCGGGGTGAAGGGCAAGATCAACCTGAGCATGGCCCATGGCCAGCCGGTGGTCGGCACCACGTGCGCGGTGGAAGGCATGCACCTGCAGCCGGGCCAGGACGTGCTGGTGGCCGATGACGCCGCCACGTTCGCGGCCGAGGTCGTGCGCCTCTACCAGGACCCGCAGCTGTGGCAGCAGCTGTCCGATGCGGGCCTGGCCAACGTCGCCCAGCACTTCTCGCTGGATGCGGCGCGGGCCACCGTGCAGCGGGTGTTCTTCGACTAA